The following proteins come from a genomic window of Ovis canadensis isolate MfBH-ARS-UI-01 breed Bighorn chromosome 22, ARS-UI_OviCan_v2, whole genome shotgun sequence:
- the CPN1 gene encoding carboxypeptidase N catalytic chain — protein sequence MSDLVSVFLHLLLFKLVAPVTFRHHHYDDLVRMLYKVHNECPHITRVYSIGRSVKGRHLYVLEFSDYPGIHEPLEPEVKYVGNMHGNEVLGRELLLQLSEFLCEEFRNRNQRIVRLVEDTRIHIMPSMNPDGYEVAAAAQERDISGYLVGRNNANGVDLNRNFPDLNTYIYYNEKNGGPNHHLPLPDNWKSQVEPETQAVIQWIRSFNFVLSANLHGGAVVANYPYDKSLEHRVRGFRRTANTPTPDDKLFQKLAKVYSYAHGWMHQGWNCGDYFPDGITNGASWYSLSKGMQDFNYLHTNCFEITLELSCDKFPLQEELQREWLGNREALIQFLEQVHQGIKGMVRDENYNNLADAVISVGGINHDVTSGAHGDYFRLLLPGTYTVTATAPGFDPETVSVTVGPAEPKLVNFQLKRSTSQAAPKRRIPNSGHRGRVLPKKVQPRAARKKEPMMKQPQRGPA from the exons ATGTCAGACCTGGTCTCAGTCTTcctccacctccttctcttcAAGTTGGTTGCCCCAGTGACCTTTCGCCACCACCACTACGATGACCTCGTGCGGATGCTGTACAAGGTGCACAACGAATGTCCCCACATCACTCGGGTTTACAGCATTGGGCGCAGTGTGAAAGGGAGACACCTCTACGTGCTGGAATTCAGCGACTACCCCGGAATCCACGAACCCT TGGAACCGGAAGTCAAGTACGTGGGGAATATGCACGGCAACGAGGTGCTCGGCCgtgagctgctgctgcagctgtcgGAGTTCCTGTGTGAGGAGTTCCGCAACAGGAACCAGCGCATCGTCCGGCTGGTGGAGGACACGCGCATCCACATCATGCCGTCCATGAACCCTGACGGCTACGAGGTGGCCGCTGCTGCCCAG GAACGCGACATTTCTGGGTATCTGGTTGGCAGGAACAATGCAAATGGAGTGGACCTGAACCGCAACTTCCCCGATCTCAATACCTACATCTACTACAATGAGAAGAATGGAGGCCCTAACCACCACTTGCCCCTTCCAGACAACTGGAAAAGTCAG GTGGAACCCGAGACCCAGGCTGTGATACAGTGGATCCGCTCCTTCAACTTTGTCCTTTCAGCCAATCTCCACGGAGGGGCAGTGGTGGCCAATTACCCATATGACAAGTCCCTTGAGCACCGGGTCCGAGGTTTCCGCCGCACTGCCAATACCCCCACGCCTGATGACAAGCTTTTCCAGAAG CTGGCGAAGGTCTACTCCTATGCACATGGATGGATGCACCAAGGCTGGAACTGTGGGGATTACTtcccagatggcatcaccaatggggCTTCCTGGTATTCCCTCAGCAAGG GAATGCAAGACTTTAATTATCTCCATACTAACTGCTTTGAGATCACGCTGGAACTTAGTTGTGACAAGTTTCCACTGCAAGAGGAATTACAACGCGAGTGGCTGGGTAATAGGGAAGCCCTAATCCAATTCTTGGAACAG GTCCACCAGGGCATCAAGGGAATGGTGAGGGATGAGAATTATAATAATCTTGCAGATGCTGTCATTTCTGTCGGTGGGATTAATCACGATGTCACTTCAG GTGCCCACGGCGATTACTTCCGGCTGCTGCTTCCAGGcacctacactgtcactgccacAGCACCTGGGTTCGACCCAGAGACCGTGAGTGTGACCGTGGGTCCTGCGGAACCCAAGCTG gttaaTTTCCAACTCAAGAGAAGCACCTCTCAAGCAGCCCCTAAGAGGAGAATTCCCAACTCAGGGCATAGAGGCAGAGTCTTACCAAAGAAAGTGCAGCCCCGGGCAGCTCGGAAAAAAGAACCGATGATGAAGCAACCCCAGAGAGGCCCTGCCTGA